A stretch of Macadamia integrifolia cultivar HAES 741 chromosome 7, SCU_Mint_v3, whole genome shotgun sequence DNA encodes these proteins:
- the LOC122083100 gene encoding uncharacterized protein LOC122083100, with amino-acid sequence MVYFVSFDVMEPTGDSNSRSRDIASWPSAVSHYMLECILKQYKSGKSGDNGLKNEQFIEIANQLKEKLFTSYDYEQVRNHFRIWKQRLRALSDLQKQSGLGWNASDMRFDAPQHFWNDYRKKEQKYWKEHSVLPIHLEVGALLRKEMATGNDSTVPSEAATEVMMDVTGTQVEGIGNNDGVDYEPIEEEESVPSTPIGSTSRSRGRPRGSVNSGREKRKKCAAEKVVSPLKSIANSIEKMVMSESQSEFGRAIIDVVDAIPYLNFQQKFKAKEYFMANKNSVIIFLETRVEDR; translated from the exons atggtgtattttgttagttttgatgtgatggaaccaacaggagattctaatagtaggtcacgggacattgcttcatggcctagtgccgtttctcattacatgttggagtgtatattgaagcagtacaagagtggtaagagtggagataatggactgaaaaatgagcagttcattgaaattgccaaccaactgaaagagaaattatTTACTAGTTACGACTATGAACAAGTGAGAAACCACTTCCGGATTTggaagcaaaggcttagagcattgagtgacctacagaagcaaagtggattgggttggaatgcATCTGATATGAGATTTGATGCTCCTCAACACTTCTGGAATGATTATAGG aaaaaagaacaaaagtattggaaggaacatagtgtgctcccaattcaccttgaagttggagctttgctaaGGAAAGAGATGGCAACTGGGAATGATTCAACAGTCCCCTCTGAAGCTGCCACTGAAGTTATGATGGACGTGACAGGTACTCAGGTTGAGGGAATAGGGAACAATGATGGTGTTGACTATgaacctattgaagaagaagaaagtgttccttccacTCCCATTGGTAGTACCAGCCGTTCTCGAGGAAGACCTCGTGGGTCCGTCAATAGTggtagagaaaagaggaagaagtgtgcagctgaaaaggtggtaagtccaTTGAAATCGATTGCTAACTCAATCGAGAAGATGGTAATGAGTGAATCTCAGTCTGAATTTGGGAGAGCAATTATAGATGTTGTTGATGCCATTCCATAcctcaattttcaacaaaagtttaaggctaaggaatatttcatggcCAATAAGAATTCTGTCATTATCTTCTTGGAAACAAGAGTAGAAGATAGGTGA